A region of Corvus cornix cornix isolate S_Up_H32 chromosome 3, ASM73873v5, whole genome shotgun sequence DNA encodes the following proteins:
- the HAO1 gene encoding hydroxyacid oxidase 1 yields MSGKPACIADFEEYAKTFLPKSVYDYYQSGADDQETLADNVAAFSRWKLYPRVLRDVSVMDLSTSVLGQRVTMPVCVAATAMQRMAHPHGETATARACQAVGTGMMLSSWATSSIEEVAEAAPAGLRWLQLYVYKDREVTESLVRRAERAGYRGIFVTVDTPYLGRRVADVRNKFQLPPHLRLRNFSSNDLAFSSGKDFGENSGLAVYVAEAIDASVNWEDIKWLRGLTSLPIVLKGILRDDDAKEAVKIGVNGILVSNHGARQLDGVPATIDVLPEIVEAVEGKVEVFLDGGVRKGTDVLKALALGAKAVFIGRPLLWGLAYQGEEGAKEVLQMLKEEFRLAMALTGCRTVEEIGRTLIRRHQVLFSKI; encoded by the exons ATGTCTGGCAAGCCAGCATGCATTGCAGATTTTGAGGAGTATGCTAAAACCTTTCTGCCCAAGTCCGTGTACGATTATTACCAATCCGGAGCGGATGACCAGGAAACCCTGGCAGATAATGTCGCAGCGTTTTCCAG GTGGAAGCTGTACCCCCGGGTGCTCAGGGACGTGTCGGTGATGGACCTGTCCACCTCTGTTCTGGGGCAGAGGGTCACCATGCCCGTGTGCGTCGCCGCCACCGCGATGCAGCGCATGGCTCATCCGCACGGAGAGACGGCGACCGCCAGGG CCTGCCAGGCCGTGGGGACAGGGATGATGCTGAGCTCCTGGGCCACCTCTTCCATCGAGGAGGTGGCCGAGGCGGCTCCGGCTGGCCTTCGCTGGCTGCAGCTGTACGTGTACAAGGACCGGGAGGTCACGGAGTCGCTGGTGAGGCGCGCGGAGAGAGCCGGGTACAGAGGAATCTTCGTCACCGTGGACACCCCGTACCTCGGCCGGCGCGTCGCCGACGTGCGCAACAAGTTCCAGCTGCCCCCACACCTCAG ATTAAGAAACTTTTCCAGCAATGACCTGGCATTTTCCTCGGGGAAAGACTTTGGAGAGAACAGCGGCCTGGCTGTGTACGTTGCTGAGGCCATTGATGCCAGTGTCAACTGGGAGGACATCAAGTGGCTCCGGGGGCTGACCTCACTGCCCATCGTGCTGAAAGGGATCCTCAGGG ACGATGATGCCAAAGAAGCTGTGAAGATTGGGGTAAATGGGATCCTGGTGTCAAATCACGGAGCACGACAGCTTGATGGGGTCCCTGCTACT ATTGATGTCTTGCCTGAAATCGTGGAGGCTGTGGAGGGGAAGGTGGAGGTGTTCCTGGATGGTGGTGTAAGAAAAGGCACGGACGTTCTCAAGGCACTGGCTCTTGGTGCCAAAGCTGTTTTCATTGGGAGACCTCTTCTCTGGGGATTGGCTTATCAA GGTGAAGAAGGAGCAAAAGAAGTTCTCCAGATGCTGAAGGAAGAGTTTCGCCTGGCAATGGCACTGACAG GATGCCGGACAGTAGAAGAAATTGGCAGGACACTGATACGAAGACATCAAGTATTGTTTTCCAAGATTTAG